TTCCGAGATGAAGCATATTCCTATTATTTCGGTGAGATTATAAGAAATAGACGGAAAGAATTACATATGAGCCAAGAGAAATTGGCTGAAGCTGTAGGAAAGAAACGCCCTTATATTTCTCGGATTGAAAATGGCGAAGATGTAAGGATTTCAAATCTGTTGTTAGTTGCAAATGCTTTAGATTTATCAATTCAATTAACATCCAGATAATAAAGCACGAAAACACAACATCGTGTATAGTGTATTTGGCGGATAGTGCTAAATTCAAGGGTGTTACATCTAATAAACGGTGTAGCGTTTTGACAGGTTCGTGCTTTGAATCGCCAAACGACACCATACACGTAACCGGTTGGGGGTAATGATGAAAAAAGTATGTGATACAATAAATTAAATATTCAAAACTTAAGAAAGAAGCATTATTATGAAAAAAAGTAAGATTAGAAATTTTATAATTTCAAGTGCTATTGTATGGGGTGCTGTATTAATTTATGTAGCGTATATTTTGAAAGGTACTGAATTCAAAAATGAAATAATTGGTGTAATTGCTGGTGGTATTATTTTTCACTTGATATTTATTTGGATACCTCTTGGAAAACAATTAACAATTAACAATTATAAAGCTACATAGATTAGGGAGTCATGGAGAGCAACCTTTGCTTTTTTCATTAGTACACCTAATCTTATGTTAAGGCCACACTATATAGGCATAAATATGAGAAATCCACATAAGGAGAGATTAAAATGCGACCTGATGAAATAAAACAAAAAATTGAAGAATTGAATCTTTCTGAAAAATTATTACTAATTGAAGATGTTTGGGATGCAATTGCTAAGAGCAATCAGGAACTTCCCATGCATGAATGGCAGAAAAGAGAACTCGATAAAAGATATCGGGAATATAAGGCCGGAAAGCAGAATCTTCATGATTGGCAATCAGTTCACGAAGATATCAGGAATCAATATAAATGATGCTCCGCTATACGGATAGATCAAGAGAAGATTTGGAATTGGCCTTTGGCTGGTATGAAAGACAACGGAGGGGCCTTGGTTTCGATTTTCTTGATTGTGTTGAGACAGCTATACAAAAAATTATCACCTATCCAGAAATATACCAGGTTCGATATAGGGATTTTCGCGGCTGCCCTATAAGGAGATTTCCATTCTCTATATTTTACACAATTGAACAGAATGAAATAGTGGTGCATTCAGTATTTGATAATCGACAAGACCCAAAAAGAAGGCCTTAACAATTTTCTGCACCTGACCGGTGAGAAATACGTTACAAGGAAGAAGAAAAAAACAATTTGCATCTCAAGTTTAATGGGCTATATTAAGGTCGATATCGTGATCTTAAAACAGGAAGTAAATATGAAATCAATCAATATTGCAAATGACATAGTGCCTGTCGCTGAATTTAAGGTTCAGGTTTCAAAATATCTCAGAAATATTAAATCAACAGGGCGCCCTATGGTCATCACTCAAAACGGCAAGCCTGCCGGAGTTCTTTTATCACCGGATGATTATGATGAACTCATCTATCAGAAATCGTTGATCGAGTCGATTAATCGGGGGCTTTCTGATGTTAAAAATGGAGATGTCTACACAACAGAAGAATTGAGAAAAGAACTGGAACGTAGAAGAACATAGTTATGCAAATACGATGGACTCGCGAGGCATTAGAAAGGTTAACCGAGATTGAAGATTATATATCAAAAGATAGTGCGGAACGAGCCATTGGTTTTGTGAATTATCTGATCGACCAAACCGAAGCATTAAAAGATCATCCAAGACTTGGAAGAGTGGTGCCGGAAACTGGCAATGAAAATATCCGCGAGCTCATTGCGAGAAAATACCGCATTATTTATCGAGTATCCAAAGATGGGATTGATATACTCACGGTATTTGAAGGCCATCGCCTTTTGCGTCTTGAGGAATTGGGGAACAATTAAAAGAGAAAAGTTGAAAAGTTCAAAATAGATCATATTTGACGTTCTAGAAGGTAATATCAATAAAATATCTCTTACCAAATCAAAAAAGCAATACGTAGTTTAATTTCAATATCCACTAACTTTCATTGCAATAACTTGCCCAGCTTGTTTTGCTGTGCTCGCTGGTAGGTCGTGCCGGGCTTGCAAGGGCCGTTCTGCAATAAAAATACAGGGCATTCTCATGAAAGGAGACAAGAATTTATGACAACGCGAAAATTACATGGAGTGAAAATAGAATGTGTTCAGGGCAATATTGCGCAGCAACCGGACATGGACGCCATTGTCAATGCGGCCAACGCCGAGCTGCAGATCGGCGGTGGGGTCGCAGGAGCTATTCATAGAGCTGCGGGACCGGGTCTAGAAGCGGAGTGCCGTCCGCTTGCCCCCATCCAACCGGGTGAGGCTGTTAAAACCGGCGCACACAATCTGCCAAACCGCTACGTTATCCACTGCCTTGGACCAGTCTACGGCATAGATAAGCCTTCTGATCGATTGTTGGCCTCGTGTTATCGTAATGCACTGCAACTCACCGAGGACAATGGCATCAGGTCCATAGCGTTTCCTGCTATCTCTACAGGCGCTTTTGGCTATCCACTGGAACCAGCTGCGCGGATTGCTCTAAACGCAATATTGGAAACACTGCCTGATCTTGCGATTGTTAATCATATTCGCCTTGTGTTTTTTAGCAACGCTGATAAACATGTATGCGAGCAAGTACTGACCGAATTCACGGAAAGGTGATTGAAGGAATAGACAAAAGCACTCAGTCGCCGCCAACAAGATTGTCAGATGCAGAATTTGACCCATATAAAAATACGCATAACCGCATCAACTCGGGCTGGCAATTCTGCTGCAGGCATTAAACCAAATGATCAACGGGCTCGGACAGGAGCAGACATAAAATGAGTGTTCATATGTTTTGGCCCATGCCGGTCGTCCAATCAAAAAATGCGAGGTCCAAAGCTGTCAATATTTTTTCCCTTGCATCTTTATCTAGTAATGCATAAAATTCAAATACTAATAAATTTGTGCCAGCGGTGATGTATCTGACACAGAGCTGATTGCGGGTTGTTCTTTTCTTTGAAATTGAATTCGGTTTTAGCGGGATTAATATGAAGACGTTTGCTCTGAATTTTATATTTCTGTATAGTATGAAAAAGTTCGTGTTATTGAGAAATTGGTTAATCAGTGGTTGTGCCTATAATGATTACTAATACAATGATAAATACGAACGAATTCTATGCAGGGCTTACACCTCTATATCACTTGATCTATCCGGATTGGGATAAGAGTATAAACCGCCAAGGAGACATGATCGATTCCGTTATTCGTGAAATGTGGGGAGCCATGCATGAGGTTCTTGACGTTTCTTGCGGCATCGGTACGCAAGCACTGGGTCTATCTACCTTCGGGTATGATGTCACTGCATCTGACTTGTCACCTGAGGAGGTCGATCGGGCTAAGCAGGAGGCAAGCAAACGAGGACTTTCAGTTGCTTTTTCGGTTGCGGATATGCGGCGGGCCTTCGACCATCACCAGCGACAGTTCGATGTCGTGATTTCTTGCGACAATTCGGTTCCACACCTTCTTTCGGATGAAGATATACTTGTTGCTATGAAACAGTTCTATAAGTGCACGCGACCCGGTGGTGGCTGCATAATCACTGTTCGTGACTACGAGAAGGAAGACCTGACGAGGCAACAGGTTAAGCCATATGGCATCCGGGAAGACAATGGTATTCGTTGGTTGCTTTGGCAGGTCTGGGACCCACATTCGCCGATGTATGATGTTACAATGTACTTTGTTGAGGATCGTGGTGAACCTATTTGCAAGACCTATGCACTTAGGGCTGCGTATTATGCCATAGGCATCCCTACGATAATGGCACTGATGCAGCAGGCAGGATTCGATGACGTACGTAGACTGGATGATAGATTTTTTCAACCCATGATCATTGGAACAAGGAAAGCACAACAATTTGCTTGAGAGGGACGCGCAAAAAACCGCGCGCCCCTCAGCAATGCGTTAGGTTGACGCCTTCGGCGCAAAGGAGAAAATTTGAATATGCTTTACGATAAAATGAATGTAGGATGTGTTGTCTATAAAAAGGACGTCAATACTGGCAAATTGTTTGCGGATTGGAAATTTGAATACCAAGGTAATTGTGCCACTGGGAGAGGCATAGGTATCGGACCAATTGGTAATGATTACAAAGGTAAATATAGTATTATTTATTATAATGAACAAGGTGAAAGCAATGGAGAATATCTATTAACAATTACAAATGATAATAAAATTTATAAACTTGAATGGTATCAAGATGAAATAATGAAGTGTTATGGGATTGGAATGATGCATGACGATCTTTTAATTGCAGGATGGATTAAAACATCAATAATTTGATAGTCAACTAAAGGAGTTTTAATGAAATTTTGTTGGGCAACAATCAATGTGAAGGAAATGAATGAATCAATATCTTTTTATCAAGATATTCTCGGGCTTAAACTAATAAGACGAGGTCAAGCAACTGAAGATATTGAATTAGCTTTTCTAGGAAGTGGAGAAACTCAAATTGAATTGATTTGTAATAAATCTGAAACTAAAATTGAATTTGGAAATCATATTTTTCTTGGTTTTGAAGTTGATTCATTACAAGAAACAATGAAATTTCTTGTAATGAAGGAAATCAGTATACAATCAGGTCCATTCAGACCAAATAACCTGATAACATTTCTGTATATTTCAGATCCCAATGGACTAAAGATTCAGTTAGTAGAAAATCTCAAAACAGAAACCTAACAACTGCTTCAACCGGATAATTCCTTTTGTCATGAAAATTGCAGTCGTCGCTTCGCTCCTTTGAGCAATTTTCACGCCAATCCCTTCGGGCCGGAATTACCGGTTAAGCAAATGTTATGCCTTGAAATCTT
This genomic window from candidate division KSB1 bacterium contains:
- a CDS encoding helix-turn-helix transcriptional regulator, yielding MKTMKAKDLLAERYGEKGSESREKFRDEAYSYYFGEIIRNRRKELHMSQEKLAEAVGKKRPYISRIENGEDVRISNLLLVANALDLSIQLTSR
- a CDS encoding addiction module protein, with protein sequence MRPDEIKQKIEELNLSEKLLLIEDVWDAIAKSNQELPMHEWQKRELDKRYREYKAGKQNLHDWQSVHEDIRNQYK
- a CDS encoding type II toxin-antitoxin system RelE/ParE family toxin → MLRYTDRSREDLELAFGWYERQRRGLGFDFLDCVETAIQKIITYPEIYQVRYRDFRGCPIRRFPFSIFYTIEQNEIVVHSVFDNRQDPKRRP
- a CDS encoding type II toxin-antitoxin system Phd/YefM family antitoxin; the encoded protein is MKSINIANDIVPVAEFKVQVSKYLRNIKSTGRPMVITQNGKPAGVLLSPDDYDELIYQKSLIESINRGLSDVKNGDVYTTEELRKELERRRT
- a CDS encoding type II toxin-antitoxin system RelE/ParE family toxin — translated: MQIRWTREALERLTEIEDYISKDSAERAIGFVNYLIDQTEALKDHPRLGRVVPETGNENIRELIARKYRIIYRVSKDGIDILTVFEGHRLLRLEELGNN
- a CDS encoding macro domain-containing protein, which produces MTTRKLHGVKIECVQGNIAQQPDMDAIVNAANAELQIGGGVAGAIHRAAGPGLEAECRPLAPIQPGEAVKTGAHNLPNRYVIHCLGPVYGIDKPSDRLLASCYRNALQLTEDNGIRSIAFPAISTGAFGYPLEPAARIALNAILETLPDLAIVNHIRLVFFSNADKHVCEQVLTEFTER
- a CDS encoding class I SAM-dependent methyltransferase → MIDSVIREMWGAMHEVLDVSCGIGTQALGLSTFGYDVTASDLSPEEVDRAKQEASKRGLSVAFSVADMRRAFDHHQRQFDVVISCDNSVPHLLSDEDILVAMKQFYKCTRPGGGCIITVRDYEKEDLTRQQVKPYGIREDNGIRWLLWQVWDPHSPMYDVTMYFVEDRGEPICKTYALRAAYYAIGIPTIMALMQQAGFDDVRRLDDRFFQPMIIGTRKAQQFA
- a CDS encoding VOC family protein — translated: MKFCWATINVKEMNESISFYQDILGLKLIRRGQATEDIELAFLGSGETQIELICNKSETKIEFGNHIFLGFEVDSLQETMKFLVMKEISIQSGPFRPNNLITFLYISDPNGLKIQLVENLKTET